Proteins from a genomic interval of Nostoc sp. PCC 7120 = FACHB-418:
- a CDS encoding methyltransferase family protein: protein MNNAPAYGLWSLVIINSLVFIIFAFSFTKPKSPRDWRAFGAFSAFIMALFTEMYGIPLTIYLLSGWLQSRYPKLDLLSHDVGHLWWTMLGMKGNPHFNVLHILSNILIFGGFILLASAWEVLYKAQRSHTLATTGPYATIRHPQYLAFISIMFGFLLQWPTILTLLMFPVLVWMYTRLARQEEREVRAEFGEEYDRYASNTPAFFPRLGDSTKRSNT from the coding sequence ATGAACAACGCACCCGCCTACGGTCTTTGGTCTTTGGTGATTATCAACTCTTTGGTATTTATTATCTTTGCCTTCAGCTTTACAAAACCAAAAAGTCCCCGTGATTGGCGAGCCTTTGGTGCTTTTTCTGCCTTTATCATGGCTTTGTTCACTGAAATGTACGGCATACCTTTAACAATTTACCTACTTTCAGGTTGGTTGCAAAGCCGCTATCCAAAGTTGGATTTACTTTCCCATGATGTAGGACATCTCTGGTGGACAATGCTGGGTATGAAAGGCAATCCTCACTTTAATGTGTTGCATATTTTGAGTAACATCCTCATTTTTGGTGGGTTTATCTTATTGGCATCAGCTTGGGAGGTTCTGTACAAAGCCCAGCGTTCTCACACATTAGCTACTACTGGCCCTTATGCAACAATTCGCCATCCCCAGTATCTAGCTTTTATCAGTATCATGTTTGGTTTTTTGCTTCAGTGGCCGACAATTCTCACATTATTGATGTTTCCGGTGCTGGTGTGGATGTATACACGACTAGCACGCCAAGAAGAACGTGAGGTACGAGCAGAATTTGGCGAAGAGTACGATCGCTATGCCAGCAATACACCAGCTTTTTTCCCTCGTCTGGGAGACAGCACCAAGAGAAGTAATACCTAA
- a CDS encoding DUF2933 domain-containing protein, with amino-acid sequence MNHQSSQDSWWRSPAKIALYIFLAIAAFFLITEHLAHLAGILPYLLLLACPFMHLFMHGGHGGHGGHSDGNDRSSR; translated from the coding sequence ATGAATCATCAATCTAGTCAAGATAGTTGGTGGAGATCGCCCGCCAAAATAGCCTTATATATTTTCCTGGCCATTGCTGCATTTTTTCTCATCACTGAACACTTAGCACATCTAGCTGGAATTCTCCCCTACTTGTTACTTTTAGCCTGCCCATTCATGCACTTATTTATGCACGGAGGACATGGTGGACACGGCGGACACAGTGACGGAAATGATCGTTCATCTCGGTAA
- a CDS encoding heavy metal translocating P-type ATPase, whose product MARTHEHHGHRHASIVPQGGMAKDPICGMTVPKATSLKTERGGRNYYFCSQTCLNTFLDPEKELKSMRTRVTIAMTGVLFLAILRAAAFLGLAAGVSILSWVPISALPWFTWGVWLFILATPVQFIGGWSFYVGAWNAIKSRNVNMDFLIALGTSVAYFYSVAVIFFPNALPVGVEERSVYFEVSAVVIAFVLLGKYMEEIIKKNSSAAVRKLLDLKPATARVIRDGMEMEIPAEQLMVDETVVVRPGEKVPTDGIVLDGSSSVDESMLTGESLPVEKQAESAVIGGTLNRTGLFRFRATRVGAETALAQIIKIVEEAQTSTAQVQRLADKVTGYFVPAVVGIAVLAFLGWLLVGNFPQALLAFIAVLIISCPCALGIATPAALMVGVGKGAEGGILIRGGEILERAEKLSTVIFDKTGTLTRGEPSVTDIVPLAERPNDEILRLAAAVEAGSEHPLGEAIVRAARHQRLDIPKVSNFEAIPGHGIRGAINRDRILLGNRRLFREQGYQINPATEEILTRLESDGKTAMLVGCNGLLMGIVAVADTIKPEAKEAIAALRREKVKVVMLTGDNQRTAEAIARQLGIDKVIAEVLPGDKAQVVKDIQRRGEVVAMVGDGVNDAPALATADIGIAIGSGADVAKETGGIILVKNDVRDVVTSIRLSRATMLKIKQNLFWAFIYNSIGIPIAAFGLLNPMIAAAAMALSSLSVIVNSSLLKGFKLSTN is encoded by the coding sequence ATGGCAAGAACTCACGAGCATCACGGACATAGACACGCAAGCATTGTACCTCAAGGTGGGATGGCGAAAGATCCTATTTGTGGCATGACAGTACCTAAAGCCACATCCTTGAAGACAGAAAGAGGTGGACGCAATTACTATTTTTGCAGCCAAACTTGCTTAAACACATTTTTAGATCCTGAGAAGGAACTTAAATCAATGCGGACTCGCGTCACCATTGCGATGACGGGGGTACTATTTTTAGCAATTCTGCGAGCGGCTGCATTTTTGGGACTGGCAGCTGGTGTAAGTATCTTAAGCTGGGTGCCGATTTCTGCTCTACCCTGGTTCACTTGGGGAGTCTGGCTTTTTATCCTGGCTACCCCTGTACAGTTCATTGGTGGCTGGTCATTTTACGTGGGAGCGTGGAATGCCATCAAAAGCCGCAATGTAAACATGGATTTCCTGATTGCTTTAGGAACCAGTGTTGCCTATTTCTATAGTGTGGCAGTGATTTTCTTTCCTAATGCTCTACCTGTTGGAGTTGAGGAACGTAGCGTTTATTTTGAAGTTTCTGCCGTCGTCATTGCCTTTGTTTTACTAGGCAAGTATATGGAAGAAATTATCAAAAAGAACTCATCGGCAGCAGTACGCAAACTTCTAGATTTAAAACCTGCCACCGCCAGAGTCATCCGAGATGGTATGGAGATGGAAATTCCGGCAGAGCAATTAATGGTGGATGAAACAGTTGTTGTCCGTCCGGGAGAAAAAGTACCGACGGATGGAATTGTGCTGGATGGATCTTCATCTGTAGATGAGTCAATGCTGACAGGGGAGTCACTACCAGTAGAGAAGCAAGCCGAATCTGCGGTGATTGGTGGTACTTTAAACAGAACCGGACTTTTCCGTTTTCGGGCGACTCGTGTGGGGGCGGAAACGGCTTTAGCTCAAATCATCAAAATTGTGGAGGAAGCCCAGACAAGTACGGCTCAAGTCCAACGGTTGGCAGATAAAGTGACGGGTTATTTTGTGCCTGCGGTTGTGGGAATTGCGGTACTGGCATTTCTCGGTTGGTTACTTGTCGGGAACTTTCCGCAAGCTTTACTGGCATTTATTGCTGTGTTAATTATTTCTTGTCCCTGTGCTTTGGGTATTGCTACTCCCGCCGCGTTGATGGTTGGTGTGGGTAAGGGAGCAGAAGGCGGGATTTTGATTCGGGGTGGTGAAATTTTAGAACGAGCTGAAAAGCTCTCTACCGTAATTTTCGACAAAACTGGAACTTTGACTCGTGGTGAGCCTAGTGTGACGGATATTGTACCCTTGGCAGAACGCCCAAACGATGAAATTCTGCGGTTGGCGGCGGCGGTAGAAGCGGGTTCAGAACATCCTTTGGGTGAAGCAATTGTGCGAGCAGCCAGACATCAGAGGCTAGATATTCCCAAGGTGAGTAATTTTGAGGCAATTCCCGGACATGGGATTCGGGGAGCAATTAATCGAGATAGGATTTTGCTGGGTAATCGCCGCTTGTTCCGCGAGCAAGGCTATCAAATAAATCCGGCAACAGAAGAGATATTGACTCGTCTGGAATCTGATGGTAAAACAGCCATGCTGGTTGGTTGTAATGGTTTGTTGATGGGGATTGTAGCAGTAGCCGACACCATCAAACCTGAAGCCAAGGAAGCGATCGCTGCTTTGCGTCGGGAAAAGGTCAAAGTTGTGATGCTCACTGGAGATAACCAGCGTACTGCCGAAGCGATCGCTCGTCAACTAGGAATCGATAAGGTAATTGCTGAGGTATTACCCGGTGATAAAGCCCAAGTCGTTAAAGATATTCAACGACGTGGCGAAGTTGTGGCAATGGTGGGAGATGGTGTTAATGATGCACCAGCCTTAGCAACTGCTGACATTGGGATTGCTATTGGTTCTGGTGCAGATGTGGCCAAGGAAACAGGCGGCATCATTCTGGTTAAAAACGATGTGCGCGATGTTGTCACATCAATTCGCCTATCTCGTGCCACGATGCTCAAAATTAAACAAAACCTATTTTGGGCATTTATTTACAACTCCATTGGCATTCCCATTGCTGCCTTCGGTTTACTCAACCCAATGATTGCCGCAGCTGCGATGGCTTTGAGTTCCTTGTCAGTGATTGTTAATTCATCACTGTTGAAAGGATTCAAATTGTCAACAAATTGA
- a CDS encoding YHS domain-containing protein, with product MWNFFRRKRQQDSEKTAVDPICGMTVEKATALKSERDGQTYYFCSQTWLHTFKSQPAG from the coding sequence ATGTGGAATTTTTTTAGACGCAAGCGTCAACAAGATAGTGAAAAGACTGCTGTAGACCCAATATGTGGCATGACTGTAGAAAAGGCTACAGCATTGAAGTCCGAGCGAGACGGACAGACTTACTATTTTTGCAGCCAGACTTGGCTGCATACTTTTAAATCACAACCAGCAGGATGA